A DNA window from Ralstonia solanacearum K60 contains the following coding sequences:
- a CDS encoding GNAT family N-acetyltransferase — protein sequence MPTSALTDPLFFLCILRSLERRRLISRHGAGRPFAFEQFSPAAPVNAGPLRVAFDGLKALGWLNQPDGNVYCFSGRAAALGSLPDRIDELFAWLAPARPAGREDLPRLSHWLELSTLDWNAHCPALIRSLDALLALALLRRMAMSGGLDTDTGRVEPRCIDAERLHPDLAHRLTDFLLTRQWIGGDARQPALHPARREPLAALLSEPGLADCASLPSVLDDLLFGKDERWAEVSQWLRQAGERQAWPDDRPALEPLLGRIFDAQPLAAQPDWIVAFGRHCAGALDAAWQWVRRHTARGRVLDRQPLRVLALEDGGLGDPAALRRSLEAAGAGADARVLWLSVGQPHRERPGATPTQSTQPAPQRYYIRPDGSAADGAGVLGSLQADCHDLAALIGDQPILLSERHWCPGGALADRFACHHDVEAAHHLMALAGAGLFADPGMLHKLPRDGADSTTTTGCYQARAYRVRHATLADLPALLALERACWPEGGRVDEPILRRRLGHWPAGQLVLQRDDDVVGVIYAQRIAAIDGLFGVHFGTVDQLFHPAGGIVQIQSLNILPAHQHSGYGDQLLEFMLQYCTLLNGVDTVVGVTRCKDYPKHRRIPLSDYIHSRDGRGILMDPVLRFHELHGARIERLVAGYRPADHDNAGHGVLVRYDLASRQRQELQLAAAPTTVPAVPVDDAVRREINRCLGQAEDSRLSPRHSLMDLGLDSADLLALGEQLGLTFGIALESTFFFRHNSIDKIVVALKARLDGPPSSPDDGQPQPQPVPRSAQPATHPPSACGAARDDFAIIGISGRFPGGELEDFWAAVRGGASQIREAPAGRAHATFPGGYLDDIDCFDHAFFGVPAEEAALMDPQQRLLLQHAWLAFEDAGMPAARFAGSRTGVFIAAAPSEYREVVETPKDNPFLLTSSSPCMYANRISYLLDLRGPSEYCNTACSSVPVALHRAMQAIRAGECRQALIGAVNLLLSPDETAGYRLMDFLSWQDQTRSFQAEADGYVRSEGVGVLLLKPLADAEQDGDRIYLKIKGSGVCHGGKGASLTAPHHDSMKAAMVAAYRAADVSPDSVDYLEAHGVGSSLGDAIEIAAIQAARTELSGDASQGAPWTLSTVKPVIGHCELASGMASLFKMIDAVAQRRLPGIPGYGQLHPAIALDPRQLRLEAGSRPWPARQDADGLELPRRASLNSYGFGGVNAHLVVEEHLAPRPAIRTDSGPQLILLSARDTVRLSELAARLSRHVERRPDLCLADIAYTLQVGRTAMACRWACVAHSIASLRQQLDELGQTSSNGIATPDEAAITVDPSLAGGDDAISEALARHDLGALAEYWRQGVEVDWHSLPRSGEPRRIGLPGYVFAKTRHWLPPRRAEAAPRASACASPQSFRQILAGMLGCEPAALEGRESRSLASLGLNSLAAVSVKAKLEQQLRRPVPLAQLNPYLSLGEVEARLAALQSEGGDPVSPRLQVAPDDRQQPFALNDIQQSFVSGRELSAEAERVGCHIYLEFDWRDLEVDRLGQAWNRLVRHHDMLRLRLLDIGCQQIGEAVPYRIRVRDLRQTDAAGREQALAATRAAMSHKVYLPGQEPFFEIAVSLLDPHRSRVHLSIDELIVDATSLDLLLQQWLRLYRDPTAGLPDHGVSFRDYQVSLEAFKSSPRYQRDLQYWVERLEHMPPGLSLPKAQRPAGRLRRRLASALEPSRWQRLKQLGDALHVSGTALLLTLFGLILRQANAGKAFSLIATAYGRLPVHPAVDRLVGPLISTHFFAFDGAREAPLAELAQEVQRQLLEDTDHVSVSGIAALREARRRHGSRLRFSGGEVVFTSMLNNPVIEGADSFADAQHYCVTQTPQVNLDHQLRERGGALSFSWDVAIDCYPDGMIDRLFADYCRLLDTLADGNAEWRTLKTDELPGTTKAAGQPLPVPAAGRPAPFTLVPGEPPDLPFALTDQQQAYAFSRALHRERGRSHLYLAVAVEGVEIDRLEQAWRQLAAHHPMLRARILPNGTQQPMETAPPLRLEPSGQGVDPARIAEEMLGRATALGDWPSAELRVSPLDGRRSLVHLAVDLLIADLPSRDLLIRQLLELCHGRPPAPLPIHFGAYVKALGQYRQTPAAHHATRYWQEKFRLLPPGPSVSDSQDADDRHLEYEHCLDCWPALRERIERAGISADALLMAAYAWSLAAHGTQRPFTLVVPGWQRPAVHPEIDALVGDFTTLSWIDFNTEPMTLIERARHCDRIFAEDQRHAPISGLQALRKAATDKPSPRKPGFPVVFTRLNPRGPLDLPAGAQLVKCASRTHGVALDNLSIEQRDSLLIHWDLAADRLAPALAEAMFADYRRLLEALAADDSLWTEREDRLTARLTAGARPEAREQEAAYP from the coding sequence ATGCCGACATCCGCCCTGACCGATCCGCTGTTTTTTCTTTGCATCCTCCGCAGTCTCGAACGCCGCCGACTGATCTCCCGCCACGGAGCCGGCCGGCCGTTCGCGTTCGAACAGTTTTCGCCCGCGGCGCCGGTCAATGCCGGCCCGCTGCGGGTCGCCTTCGATGGCCTCAAGGCGCTCGGCTGGCTGAACCAGCCGGACGGCAACGTGTATTGCTTCAGCGGCCGGGCGGCCGCGCTCGGCAGCCTGCCCGACCGGATCGATGAACTGTTTGCCTGGCTGGCGCCGGCCCGCCCGGCCGGCCGGGAAGACCTGCCGCGGCTGTCGCACTGGCTGGAACTGTCGACGCTGGACTGGAACGCGCACTGTCCCGCCCTGATCCGCAGCCTCGACGCGCTGCTGGCGCTGGCGCTGCTGCGGCGGATGGCCATGAGCGGGGGGCTCGACACGGACACCGGGCGGGTGGAGCCGCGATGCATCGACGCCGAGCGGCTTCACCCGGACCTGGCACACAGGCTGACCGACTTCCTGCTGACCCGGCAATGGATTGGCGGCGATGCGCGGCAACCGGCGCTCCATCCCGCGCGGCGGGAGCCGCTGGCGGCGTTGCTGAGCGAGCCCGGCCTGGCCGATTGCGCCAGCCTGCCATCCGTCCTCGACGATCTGCTGTTTGGCAAGGACGAGCGCTGGGCCGAGGTGTCGCAGTGGCTGAGGCAGGCCGGGGAACGGCAGGCCTGGCCCGACGATCGGCCCGCGCTTGAACCGTTGCTGGGCAGGATCTTCGATGCGCAACCGCTGGCCGCGCAGCCGGACTGGATCGTTGCGTTCGGCCGCCATTGCGCCGGGGCGCTGGATGCGGCGTGGCAATGGGTCCGCCGGCACACGGCCCGGGGCCGCGTGCTGGATCGCCAGCCGCTGCGAGTACTGGCGCTCGAAGACGGCGGGCTGGGCGATCCGGCCGCGCTTCGGCGGAGCCTGGAGGCGGCGGGAGCCGGCGCGGATGCGCGGGTGCTGTGGCTGAGCGTGGGCCAGCCGCACCGCGAACGGCCGGGGGCAACGCCGACACAGTCGACACAGCCGGCGCCACAACGCTATTACATTCGTCCCGACGGTTCGGCGGCGGACGGTGCCGGTGTGCTCGGCAGCCTGCAGGCCGATTGCCATGACCTGGCCGCCCTGATCGGCGACCAGCCGATCCTGCTCAGCGAGCGCCACTGGTGCCCCGGCGGCGCGCTGGCCGACCGCTTTGCCTGCCACCACGACGTTGAGGCCGCCCATCACCTGATGGCGTTGGCCGGCGCAGGGCTGTTCGCCGATCCGGGGATGCTGCACAAGTTGCCCCGGGACGGCGCCGACAGCACGACGACCACCGGCTGCTACCAGGCCAGGGCGTACCGGGTCCGCCACGCCACGCTGGCGGACCTGCCGGCGCTGCTGGCGCTGGAGCGCGCCTGCTGGCCCGAGGGCGGGCGGGTCGACGAACCCATCCTGCGCCGCCGGCTGGGCCACTGGCCGGCCGGCCAACTGGTGCTGCAACGGGATGACGACGTGGTGGGGGTGATCTATGCCCAACGGATCGCGGCAATCGATGGCCTGTTCGGCGTCCATTTCGGCACAGTCGATCAGTTGTTCCATCCTGCGGGCGGCATCGTCCAGATCCAGAGCCTGAACATCCTGCCTGCCCATCAGCACAGCGGATACGGCGATCAGTTGCTGGAGTTCATGCTGCAATACTGCACGCTGCTCAACGGTGTCGACACCGTGGTCGGCGTGACCCGCTGCAAGGACTACCCCAAGCACCGGCGGATTCCGCTGAGCGACTATATCCACAGCCGCGACGGGCGGGGGATCCTGATGGACCCGGTCTTGCGTTTTCACGAGCTGCACGGCGCGCGGATCGAGCGACTGGTGGCCGGCTATCGTCCCGCCGATCACGACAACGCCGGGCACGGCGTGCTGGTGCGCTATGACCTGGCCAGCCGCCAGCGCCAGGAACTGCAGTTGGCCGCGGCACCGACAACCGTGCCGGCCGTCCCGGTCGATGACGCCGTACGCCGGGAGATCAACCGCTGCCTGGGCCAGGCGGAAGACAGCCGGCTGTCGCCGCGCCACAGCCTGATGGACCTGGGGCTGGATTCGGCCGATCTGCTCGCACTGGGCGAACAGCTGGGGCTGACGTTCGGAATCGCGCTGGAGTCCACCTTTTTCTTCCGCCACAACAGCATCGACAAGATCGTCGTGGCGCTGAAAGCGCGCCTGGACGGGCCGCCCTCATCGCCGGACGATGGCCAACCGCAGCCCCAGCCGGTCCCCCGGTCCGCGCAGCCCGCCACACATCCGCCATCCGCGTGCGGCGCAGCACGTGACGACTTTGCGATCATCGGGATCAGCGGTCGCTTCCCCGGCGGCGAGTTGGAGGATTTCTGGGCGGCTGTCCGCGGCGGCGCCAGCCAGATCCGCGAGGCACCGGCCGGGCGAGCCCACGCGACGTTTCCGGGCGGCTACCTCGACGATATCGATTGTTTCGACCACGCGTTCTTCGGCGTGCCGGCCGAGGAAGCGGCGCTGATGGATCCCCAGCAGCGGCTGCTGCTGCAACATGCCTGGCTGGCATTCGAAGACGCCGGGATGCCCGCCGCGCGGTTTGCCGGCAGCCGCACCGGGGTCTTCATCGCCGCCGCCCCGAGCGAATATCGCGAGGTGGTCGAGACGCCCAAGGACAACCCGTTCCTGCTGACGTCTTCCTCGCCCTGCATGTACGCGAACCGGATCTCCTACCTCCTGGATCTGCGCGGACCGAGCGAGTATTGCAACACGGCCTGCTCGTCCGTGCCGGTGGCGCTGCACCGGGCCATGCAGGCGATCCGTGCCGGCGAATGCCGCCAGGCGCTGATTGGTGCCGTCAACCTGCTGCTGTCGCCGGATGAAACGGCCGGCTATCGGCTGATGGACTTTCTCAGCTGGCAGGACCAGACCCGCTCGTTCCAGGCAGAGGCCGATGGCTATGTGCGCTCCGAAGGGGTTGGCGTCCTGCTGCTCAAGCCGCTGGCCGATGCTGAGCAGGACGGCGACCGCATCTACCTGAAGATCAAGGGCAGCGGCGTGTGTCACGGCGGGAAGGGCGCATCGCTGACCGCCCCCCATCACGACAGCATGAAAGCAGCCATGGTGGCGGCCTACCGTGCCGCGGACGTGTCTCCGGACAGCGTCGACTACCTGGAAGCCCACGGCGTCGGCTCATCGCTCGGCGACGCGATCGAGATTGCCGCCATCCAGGCAGCGCGGACGGAGCTGAGCGGCGACGCCAGCCAGGGCGCCCCCTGGACGCTCAGCACGGTGAAGCCGGTGATCGGCCATTGTGAGTTGGCCTCGGGCATGGCGTCGCTGTTCAAGATGATCGATGCCGTGGCGCAGCGGCGGCTGCCGGGCATCCCCGGGTACGGACAGCTCCATCCCGCGATCGCGCTGGATCCGCGCCAACTGAGGCTGGAGGCCGGCAGCCGCCCATGGCCCGCGCGCCAGGACGCCGATGGCCTCGAGTTGCCACGGCGGGCGAGTCTCAATAGCTATGGTTTTGGCGGCGTCAACGCCCACCTGGTCGTCGAAGAGCACCTTGCCCCCCGGCCAGCGATACGGACGGATTCGGGCCCCCAGTTGATCCTGCTGTCGGCGCGCGATACGGTACGGCTGAGCGAACTGGCGGCACGGCTGAGCCGCCATGTCGAGCGGCGGCCGGACCTGTGCCTCGCCGACATCGCTTATACGCTGCAGGTGGGGCGCACGGCGATGGCATGCCGCTGGGCTTGCGTGGCGCACAGCATCGCATCGTTGCGGCAGCAGCTCGACGAACTCGGGCAGACCTCGTCGAATGGGATCGCGACGCCCGACGAGGCGGCGATAACGGTCGATCCATCCCTGGCCGGGGGCGACGACGCGATCAGCGAGGCGCTGGCCCGTCACGATCTGGGAGCGCTGGCCGAGTACTGGCGGCAGGGCGTTGAAGTGGATTGGCACAGCCTGCCGCGCTCCGGAGAACCACGGCGGATCGGCCTGCCGGGTTATGTCTTTGCCAAGACACGGCATTGGTTACCGCCGCGGCGGGCTGAAGCCGCACCTCGGGCGAGTGCATGCGCGTCACCGCAAAGCTTCCGCCAGATACTCGCGGGGATGCTGGGGTGCGAGCCGGCGGCGCTAGAGGGCAGAGAATCGCGCAGCCTGGCCAGCCTCGGCCTGAACTCGCTGGCCGCGGTGAGCGTCAAGGCCAAGCTGGAGCAGCAGTTGCGGCGGCCCGTGCCGCTGGCGCAACTCAATCCCTATCTCAGCCTCGGCGAGGTGGAAGCTCGTCTGGCGGCGCTGCAGAGCGAGGGCGGCGATCCGGTGTCTCCCCGATTGCAGGTGGCTCCGGATGACCGGCAGCAGCCGTTCGCACTCAACGACATCCAGCAATCCTTCGTGTCGGGCCGCGAGCTATCGGCCGAGGCTGAGCGGGTCGGCTGCCATATCTACCTCGAATTCGACTGGCGGGATCTGGAGGTCGACCGGCTCGGCCAGGCCTGGAACCGACTGGTGCGCCACCATGACATGCTGCGGCTCCGACTGCTCGACATCGGCTGCCAGCAGATCGGCGAAGCGGTGCCGTATCGCATCCGGGTCCGGGATCTGCGGCAAACCGATGCGGCCGGCCGCGAACAGGCACTGGCGGCAACCCGCGCCGCGATGTCCCACAAGGTTTATCTGCCCGGGCAGGAACCGTTCTTCGAGATTGCCGTTTCGCTGCTGGACCCACACCGCAGCCGGGTCCACCTGAGCATCGACGAGCTGATCGTCGACGCAACCTCGCTGGATCTGCTGTTGCAACAATGGCTGAGGCTGTACCGGGATCCCACGGCCGGGTTGCCGGATCACGGGGTGTCGTTCCGCGACTACCAGGTGTCGCTGGAAGCGTTCAAATCGTCGCCGCGCTACCAGCGTGACCTGCAGTATTGGGTCGAGAGGCTGGAGCACATGCCGCCGGGCCTGTCCTTGCCCAAGGCGCAGCGGCCAGCCGGCCGCCTGCGCCGCCGGCTGGCCTCGGCCCTGGAGCCGAGCCGCTGGCAGCGATTGAAGCAGCTGGGGGACGCCTTGCACGTGTCCGGCACGGCATTGCTGCTGACCCTGTTCGGCCTGATCCTCAGGCAAGCGAACGCCGGCAAGGCGTTTTCGTTGATTGCCACCGCCTATGGCCGGCTCCCCGTTCATCCGGCGGTCGATCGCCTGGTGGGGCCGTTGATCTCGACCCATTTCTTTGCCTTCGACGGCGCGCGGGAAGCCCCCCTGGCCGAACTGGCCCAGGAGGTCCAGCGCCAATTGCTCGAAGACACCGACCACGTGAGCGTCAGCGGCATCGCGGCGCTGCGCGAAGCCCGTCGTCGCCACGGCAGCCGGCTGCGTTTCAGCGGCGGCGAGGTGGTCTTCACCTCGATGCTCAACAACCCGGTGATCGAAGGCGCCGACAGTTTCGCCGATGCCCAGCACTACTGCGTCACCCAGACCCCGCAGGTCAACCTCGACCACCAGTTGCGCGAGCGCGGTGGCGCGCTGAGTTTCAGCTGGGATGTCGCCATCGATTGCTATCCCGACGGGATGATCGATCGCCTGTTTGCCGACTACTGCCGCTTGCTGGACACGCTCGCGGACGGCAACGCAGAGTGGCGGACCCTGAAAACAGACGAGCTGCCCGGCACGACCAAGGCTGCCGGGCAACCCTTGCCGGTGCCTGCTGCGGGACGTCCCGCGCCATTCACCCTGGTGCCGGGCGAGCCGCCGGATCTGCCCTTCGCCCTGACCGACCAGCAGCAGGCCTACGCGTTCAGCCGCGCCCTTCACCGGGAGCGGGGCCGTTCGCACCTCTATCTGGCGGTGGCCGTGGAAGGTGTCGAGATCGACCGGCTGGAGCAGGCCTGGCGGCAACTGGCGGCGCACCACCCCATGCTGCGCGCCCGGATCCTGCCCAACGGAACCCAGCAGCCGATGGAAACGGCGCCACCGCTGCGACTCGAACCAAGCGGGCAGGGCGTCGATCCGGCCCGGATCGCCGAGGAGATGCTCGGCCGGGCGACGGCGCTGGGCGACTGGCCGTCCGCCGAACTGCGTGTCAGTCCGCTGGATGGGCGGCGCAGCCTGGTGCATCTGGCCGTCGATCTGCTGATCGCCGATCTGCCGAGCCGGGATCTGCTGATCCGCCAATTGCTGGAGCTCTGCCACGGCCGCCCGCCGGCGCCATTGCCGATCCATTTCGGCGCCTATGTGAAGGCGCTGGGACAGTACAGGCAAACGCCGGCCGCGCACCATGCCACGCGCTACTGGCAGGAGAAATTCCGCCTGCTGCCGCCGGGGCCGTCCGTGAGCGACAGCCAGGACGCCGACGACCGGCACCTGGAATACGAGCATTGCCTCGATTGCTGGCCGGCGCTGCGGGAACGCATCGAACGCGCCGGTATCTCGGCCGACGCGCTGCTGATGGCGGCCTATGCCTGGAGTCTTGCCGCGCACGGCACGCAGCGGCCGTTCACCCTGGTGGTCCCGGGTTGGCAAAGGCCGGCGGTGCACCCCGAGATCGACGCGCTCGTCGGCGACTTCACAACGTTGAGCTGGATCGACTTCAACACCGAACCGATGACGCTGATCGAGCGGGCCCGGCACTGCGACCGGATATTCGCGGAAGATCAGCGCCACGCCCCGATCAGCGGCCTGCAGGCGTTGCGCAAGGCGGCCACGGACAAACCGTCGCCGCGCAAACCGGGTTTCCCCGTGGTGTTCACCCGGCTCAATCCGAGGGGCCCCCTGGATCTGCCGGCGGGCGCGCAACTGGTCAAGTGCGCGAGCCGCACGCACGGTGTGGCGTTGGACAACCTCAGCATCGAGCAGCGGGACAGCCTGCTGATCCATTGGGATCTCGCAGCGGATCGCCTGGCTCCGGCGCTGGCCGAAGCGATGTTTGCCGACTACCGCCGGTTGCTGGAAGCGCTGGCGGCCGACGACAGCCTGTGGACGGAACGGGAGGATCGGCTCACGGCACGGCTGACGGCCGGTGCGCGGCCGGAAGCAAGGGAACAGGAGGCTGCGTACCCGTGA
- the fabD gene encoding ACP S-malonyltransferase yields the protein MPYLSQGQKSSVVFMFPGQGCQFYQMGRELYQNNAVFHRWMNELDALIRAELGHSVIAEIYHDNHGRSKAFDDIRLSHPAIFMIEYALGKTLIEQRIAPDYLLGTSLGELAAAALADAMPLPEAIRFVIDQGQLFHQRRSAATEGAMLAILSDASLYEQTPLLREHCDIAAYNANALIVVAGQSARIAEAERHLSSRDIVFQRLPVNQAFHSHHIDFLKPEVDALAGQLSLRRAQIPVISCHNTETLDQFTADHFWHTIRQPIRFSQTLARIEHEAAERGESLIYLDLGPSGTLANLIRQNLRDRQLPQIFPVLSPFGRDLEKFDEVLALGRALQPLPASAVPHPAQPAVQPPVRQVQQPVRPAQRPAAQPSAGPKRVYVFPGQGSQRAGMGAALFEQFPDHLAQADQILGYSLKTLCLEDPDQLLSNTRYTQPALYTVSALAFLSKQQQDPRQPDFLAGHSLGEYCALFAAGAFSFETGLKLVKKRGELMARASGGGMAAVIGRAPDEIASLLSRHGLEALDVANYNSSSQVVLAGPNEALDRAGARFRELGMTVVPLPVSAPFHSRYMQSAMQAFSEYLGQFSYSPLQIPVISNIHAAPYRDEDLVDNLTRQICGSVRWLDTVQYLIRQGEFEFEEIGPGNVLSKLVNSIRNTQ from the coding sequence ATGCCCTATCTTTCCCAAGGACAGAAATCCTCCGTTGTCTTTATGTTTCCGGGTCAAGGCTGTCAGTTCTATCAGATGGGCCGGGAGCTTTATCAGAACAATGCGGTGTTTCACCGCTGGATGAACGAACTTGACGCACTGATTCGCGCCGAACTGGGGCACTCCGTGATTGCCGAGATTTACCATGATAATCATGGGCGTTCCAAGGCATTCGACGATATTCGTCTCAGTCACCCGGCGATCTTCATGATCGAATATGCGCTGGGCAAAACGCTGATCGAGCAGCGGATCGCGCCCGATTATCTGCTGGGCACCAGCCTCGGAGAGCTTGCCGCCGCGGCCCTTGCCGATGCCATGCCGCTGCCGGAGGCGATCCGCTTCGTGATCGACCAGGGGCAGTTGTTCCACCAGCGCCGGTCGGCGGCCACCGAGGGGGCCATGCTGGCGATCCTGTCCGACGCGTCGCTCTACGAACAGACCCCCTTGCTGCGCGAGCATTGCGATATTGCCGCTTATAACGCCAACGCGCTGATTGTCGTCGCCGGTCAATCCGCCCGGATTGCCGAAGCCGAACGGCACCTCAGCAGTCGGGATATTGTGTTCCAGCGCCTGCCGGTCAATCAGGCTTTTCATTCCCACCATATCGATTTTCTCAAGCCTGAAGTCGATGCACTGGCCGGACAATTGAGCCTCCGGCGCGCGCAGATCCCGGTCATCTCCTGCCACAATACCGAGACCCTGGATCAGTTCACGGCCGATCACTTCTGGCATACCATCCGCCAGCCGATCCGTTTCTCGCAAACGCTGGCTCGCATCGAGCACGAGGCCGCCGAGCGCGGCGAGTCGCTGATCTATCTGGATCTGGGCCCCAGCGGCACGCTGGCCAATCTGATCAGGCAGAATCTCCGGGACCGCCAACTGCCGCAGATCTTCCCCGTGCTCAGTCCGTTCGGCCGCGACCTGGAGAAATTCGACGAGGTGCTGGCTCTCGGCAGGGCATTACAACCGCTGCCGGCAAGCGCGGTGCCCCACCCGGCACAGCCTGCCGTGCAGCCTCCGGTGCGGCAAGTCCAGCAACCGGTCCGCCCGGCGCAGCGGCCGGCCGCGCAGCCCTCGGCCGGCCCCAAGCGGGTCTACGTCTTCCCGGGCCAGGGTTCGCAGCGCGCCGGCATGGGGGCGGCGCTGTTCGAGCAGTTTCCCGACCACCTCGCGCAGGCCGATCAGATCCTCGGCTATTCACTGAAAACGCTCTGCTTGGAAGACCCCGATCAACTGCTGTCCAATACCCGATATACCCAGCCCGCGCTCTACACCGTCAGCGCCCTGGCCTTTCTGAGCAAACAGCAACAGGATCCCCGTCAACCGGATTTCCTGGCCGGCCACAGCCTTGGCGAATATTGCGCGCTGTTTGCCGCCGGCGCCTTCTCCTTCGAAACCGGCCTCAAACTGGTCAAGAAACGCGGCGAACTGATGGCTCGCGCCAGTGGCGGAGGCATGGCCGCCGTCATCGGCCGCGCGCCGGACGAGATCGCTTCCCTGCTGTCCCGGCACGGTCTCGAGGCCCTCGATGTCGCCAACTACAACTCGTCGTCCCAGGTCGTTCTCGCCGGCCCCAACGAGGCGCTCGACCGGGCCGGAGCACGCTTTCGGGAACTGGGAATGACCGTTGTTCCGCTCCCGGTCAGCGCGCCCTTCCATTCCCGCTACATGCAAAGCGCGATGCAAGCGTTCAGCGAATACCTCGGGCAGTTCAGTTATTCGCCGTTGCAGATCCCGGTGATTTCCAATATCCACGCCGCGCCCTATCGGGATGAGGATCTGGTCGACAACCTCACCCGGCAGATCTGCGGTTCGGTGCGCTGGCTCGATACCGTCCAGTACCTGATCCGCCAGGGGGAATTCGAGTTCGAAGAAATCGGGCCGGGGAATGTACTGAGCAAATTGGTCAACAGCATCCGAAACACGCAATAG
- a CDS encoding MgtC/SapB family protein produces the protein MNKWKEAAGYNTGKIPKSIQGAIAETGRAHRMDSVCACSARQRAILSALAGGAHPVRSRSDGRVAAPRVVAGGRFQVCGRSRRLRQIKSGTVPACILETGTIVTAAIRMSSLLSFSVALGVALAIGLERERSQAATTSELPAGIRTFAIAGLAGAIAASLPVPLAVPAVLLGVAALATLGYHHSAQLDPGITTELALVATALLGAYAVSAPEMAAALGTVLLVLLYAKTALHRFARVTLTQRELADLLTLAVAALLVWPAIPDRNLGPLQAWNPHTLWLLVLLIMVTGNVGHFAARWLGERLGLPLAGLFSGFASSVATVGAMATRVRTHRCARGPAVAGALLSNVATLMQMALIVAAIDAGLLRTLAPPLVAGAATTAACAAVSILRKETSVPASGHEATASSIDWRIAVGFGIWTAALLLAVAAARAWFGPAALIALALAGALVDVHATTASIATQVAGGALIRSSAGMLVMLALTANTASKIVAAWGGGSGFARPTAAGLLLALAAGWAAFLMMA, from the coding sequence ATGAATAAATGGAAAGAAGCCGCCGGATATAACACCGGGAAAATCCCGAAATCAATCCAGGGCGCGATCGCAGAGACAGGGCGCGCGCATCGGATGGACAGCGTCTGCGCGTGCTCAGCCAGGCAGCGTGCAATACTGTCCGCGCTGGCCGGCGGGGCGCACCCCGTTCGGTCTCGAAGTGACGGACGGGTAGCTGCGCCGCGTGTTGTCGCGGGCGGCCGTTTCCAGGTATGCGGCAGAAGCCGGCGGCTGCGCCAGATCAAGTCCGGTACCGTTCCCGCATGCATACTGGAAACCGGCACGATTGTGACGGCGGCAATCCGGATGTCTTCCTTGCTCTCTTTCTCCGTCGCCTTGGGCGTGGCGTTGGCCATCGGGCTGGAACGGGAGCGCAGCCAGGCCGCAACAACGAGCGAACTCCCGGCGGGAATCCGGACGTTTGCCATCGCCGGACTGGCGGGCGCCATCGCGGCAAGCCTGCCGGTTCCGCTTGCCGTGCCGGCCGTGCTGCTGGGCGTGGCCGCGCTGGCCACCCTCGGTTACCACCATTCCGCCCAACTGGATCCGGGCATCACCACGGAGCTGGCGCTGGTCGCCACGGCGTTGCTGGGCGCCTACGCGGTCAGCGCGCCGGAAATGGCCGCTGCACTCGGGACCGTACTGCTGGTGCTGCTCTATGCGAAGACGGCGCTGCACCGCTTCGCGCGCGTCACGCTCACGCAGCGGGAGCTGGCCGACCTGCTGACGCTTGCCGTTGCGGCTCTGCTGGTCTGGCCGGCGATTCCCGACCGCAACCTCGGGCCGCTCCAGGCCTGGAACCCTCATACGCTCTGGCTGCTGGTGCTGCTGATCATGGTGACCGGCAACGTGGGCCATTTTGCCGCCCGATGGCTCGGCGAGCGTCTCGGCTTGCCTTTGGCGGGGTTGTTCAGCGGTTTTGCCTCCAGTGTCGCAACGGTCGGGGCCATGGCGACGCGAGTCAGGACGCACCGGTGCGCGCGGGGGCCGGCGGTTGCCGGTGCGCTCTTATCCAACGTCGCCACCTTGATGCAGATGGCGTTGATCGTCGCAGCCATTGATGCGGGTCTCTTGAGAACCCTGGCGCCCCCCTTGGTTGCCGGTGCGGCGACAACGGCCGCATGTGCAGCTGTGTCGATCCTGCGCAAGGAAACATCGGTGCCCGCCTCTGGACACGAAGCCACGGCTTCGTCGATAGACTGGCGCATTGCGGTCGGTTTTGGTATCTGGACGGCCGCGTTGCTGCTGGCCGTGGCCGCCGCGCGCGCATGGTTCGGGCCCGCGGCGCTGATTGCGCTCGCCCTGGCGGGGGCCCTGGTCGATGTGCACGCGACCACGGCGTCGATCGCGACTCAAGTGGCGGGCGGTGCACTCATCCGGTCTTCGGCGGGCATGCTGGTGATGCTGGCGCTCACAGCGAATACCGCCTCCAAGATCGTGGCCGCCTGGGGCGGCGGATCTGGATTCGCCCGACCCACGGCTGCCGGTTTGCTGCTGGCGCTTGCCGCGGGCTGGGCCGCCTTCCTGATGATGGCGTAA
- a CDS encoding YgaP family membrane protein encodes MPTHIGPVDRIIRIVPGVALVVPALSGKIPAWLGWVGLSWCRCRCRRVLPASARSSSIGR; translated from the coding sequence ATGCCGACCCATATCGGGCCGGTCGATCGCATCATCCGGATCGTGCCCGGGGTGGCGCTCGTCGTGCCGGCCCTGTCCGGCAAGATCCCGGCCTGGCTCGGCTGGGTTGGGTTGAGCTGGTGCCGCTGCCGCTGCCGACGGGTCTTGCCCGCGTCTGCCCGTTCTTCTTCGATTGGCCGGTGA